From the Comamonas odontotermitis genome, one window contains:
- a CDS encoding MaoC/PaaZ C-terminal domain-containing protein, whose amino-acid sequence MAIHYQQLKSRAFEPVRQNYTQRDTMLYALSLGVGNHPLDTKNLLLVYEGMDQPLQALPTMSSVLGYPGFWMKQEDSGIDWVKLVHGEQRTTIHQPVPVEAKVVGRTRVTRIIDKGAGKGAIVVSERSLEGEDGTRYATLEQVTFCRGDGGYSQELGGQPSDESLPALAATPDTAAQWTFEHRIRPEAALLYRLMGDYNPLHADPRVAQAAGFEKPILHGLATYGMVGHALVMTACGGDASQLRSIHARFSSPVYPGETLRTEIWQNGKSLQFRALVVERNIVVLSHGNGSVA is encoded by the coding sequence ATGGCCATCCACTACCAGCAACTCAAGAGCCGGGCGTTCGAGCCAGTGCGCCAGAACTACACCCAGCGCGACACCATGCTCTACGCACTGAGCCTGGGCGTAGGCAACCACCCGCTCGACACGAAAAATCTGCTGCTGGTATACGAAGGCATGGACCAGCCACTGCAAGCCCTACCCACGATGAGCTCGGTACTGGGCTACCCCGGCTTCTGGATGAAGCAGGAGGACAGCGGCATCGACTGGGTCAAGCTGGTGCATGGCGAGCAGCGCACCACCATCCACCAGCCCGTACCGGTGGAAGCCAAGGTGGTAGGCAGGACGCGGGTCACACGCATCATCGACAAGGGCGCTGGCAAGGGTGCCATCGTGGTGAGCGAGCGCAGCCTCGAAGGCGAGGACGGCACACGCTACGCTACGCTGGAGCAGGTTACCTTCTGCCGTGGTGACGGCGGCTACAGCCAGGAATTGGGTGGCCAGCCCAGCGACGAATCGCTGCCCGCCCTTGCAGCCACGCCTGATACCGCTGCACAGTGGACGTTCGAGCACCGCATCCGCCCAGAAGCGGCCCTGCTCTACCGCCTGATGGGCGACTACAACCCGTTGCACGCCGATCCCCGCGTGGCCCAGGCCGCAGGGTTTGAAAAACCGATTCTGCACGGCCTGGCCACCTACGGCATGGTTGGCCACGCCCTGGTGATGACCGCCTGCGGCGGCGATGCCAGCCAGTTGCGCAGCATCCATGCACGCTTCTCGTCCCCCGTCTACCCGGGCGAGACACTGCGCACCGAGATCTGGCAGAACGGCAAGTCATTGCAGTTCCGCGCGCTGGTGGTGGAGCGCAACATCGTTGTGCTCAGCCATGGCAATGGCAGCGTGGCCTGA
- a CDS encoding SDR family NAD(P)-dependent oxidoreductase: MLEGKVVIVTGSGGGIGRDMALAMAKEGAKVVINDIGTSTSGEGHDDGPAQKVVNEIKAAGGEAVANTDSVSDANAAARIVQCAVDTFGRVDGIVNNAGILRDRFFHKMSVDEWDAVIKVHLYGSYYVARAAANHFKEQESGAMVHMTSTSGLIGNLGQSNYAAAKLGIVALSKSIALDMAKFNVRSNCISPFAWSRMIGSIPTDTPEQQARVDKLKQMTPNKIAPLAVYLLSDHARDVNAQVFAVRNNEIFLMSQPRPLRSVHQGEGWTPEDIASHAIPALKSSFVPMERSPEVFSWDPI, encoded by the coding sequence ATGCTCGAAGGCAAAGTCGTCATCGTCACCGGCTCCGGCGGCGGCATTGGTCGCGATATGGCTCTGGCCATGGCCAAGGAAGGCGCGAAGGTCGTGATCAACGACATCGGCACCTCGACCAGTGGCGAAGGCCATGACGACGGCCCCGCGCAAAAGGTGGTCAACGAGATCAAGGCCGCTGGTGGCGAGGCCGTGGCTAACACCGACAGCGTCTCCGACGCCAACGCCGCAGCCCGCATCGTGCAGTGCGCGGTCGACACCTTTGGCAGGGTGGACGGCATCGTCAACAACGCCGGCATTCTGCGCGACCGCTTCTTTCACAAGATGAGCGTCGATGAATGGGACGCCGTGATCAAGGTGCACCTGTACGGCAGCTACTACGTGGCACGCGCTGCGGCCAACCACTTCAAGGAACAGGAAAGCGGCGCCATGGTGCACATGACGTCCACCTCGGGCCTCATCGGCAACCTGGGGCAGTCCAACTATGCAGCCGCCAAGCTGGGCATCGTGGCACTGTCCAAGAGCATTGCGCTCGACATGGCCAAGTTCAACGTGCGCAGCAATTGCATCTCGCCCTTTGCCTGGAGCCGCATGATCGGCTCGATCCCCACCGACACGCCAGAGCAGCAGGCCCGTGTGGACAAGTTGAAGCAGATGACGCCCAACAAGATCGCGCCGCTGGCCGTGTACCTGCTGAGCGACCATGCCAGGGACGTGAACGCGCAGGTATTTGCCGTGCGCAATAACGAAATCTTCCTGATGAGCCAGCCGCGCCCGTTGCGTTCGGTGCACCAGGGCGAGGGCTGGACACCCGAAGACATCGCCAGCCACGCCATACCTGCGCTGAAATCGTCCTTTGTGCCCATGGAGCGTTCGCCGGAAGTCTTCAGCTGGGATCCCATCTGA
- a CDS encoding FAS1-like dehydratase domain-containing protein: MSQTLSSAAALTPAQVAHLQSWIGKSESLHDLIAAVPVAGLSATLDRDDAAPQAGDPLPPLWHWANFLPMARQSLLGPDGHPARGGFLPPVPLPRRMWAGGRLQWNADNPIQIGQNVERISRIASVDHKVGRSGELLFVLVQHEYRNERGVALTEAHDIVYRAAALPTDPVPQPTVAETVAAWKREINTDPVMLFRYSALTFNGHRIHYDRSYVTQEEGYPGLIVHGPLIATLLVDLLRRNAPDAVLTDFSFKAVRPTFDLHPFTVLGQPQPDGKTIKLWAHDHEGWLTMQATATVR, encoded by the coding sequence ATGTCGCAAACCCTCTCATCCGCTGCCGCGCTGACGCCTGCGCAGGTGGCGCACCTGCAAAGCTGGATTGGTAAATCCGAATCCCTGCACGACCTGATTGCTGCCGTACCGGTGGCTGGCCTGTCGGCCACCCTGGACCGCGATGACGCGGCGCCCCAGGCCGGCGACCCTCTGCCGCCGCTGTGGCACTGGGCGAATTTTCTGCCCATGGCCCGACAAAGCCTGCTCGGGCCCGACGGCCACCCGGCGCGCGGCGGCTTTCTGCCACCGGTGCCGCTGCCGCGCCGCATGTGGGCGGGCGGGCGCTTGCAGTGGAATGCCGACAACCCGATCCAGATTGGCCAGAACGTGGAGCGCATCTCGCGCATTGCATCGGTGGACCACAAGGTGGGCCGCTCCGGGGAGCTGCTGTTCGTGCTGGTGCAGCACGAATACCGCAATGAACGCGGTGTGGCGCTGACCGAAGCGCATGACATCGTCTACCGTGCAGCGGCACTGCCGACCGATCCGGTGCCGCAACCTACCGTTGCCGAAACCGTAGCGGCCTGGAAGCGCGAGATCAACACCGATCCGGTGATGCTGTTCCGCTATTCGGCGCTCACCTTCAACGGCCACCGCATCCATTACGACCGCTCTTATGTGACGCAGGAGGAAGGCTATCCCGGTCTCATCGTGCATGGCCCGCTGATTGCAACCTTGCTGGTTGATCTGCTGCGCCGCAATGCGCCTGACGCAGTATTGACCGATTTTTCATTCAAGGCGGTCCGCCCGACCTTTGACCTGCACCCCTTCACCGTGCTGGGCCAGCCGCAGCCCGATGGCAAGACCATCAAGCTGTGGGCGCATGACCACGAAGGATGGCTCACCATGCAGGCGACCGCCACGGTCCGCTGA